A stretch of the Cryptosporangium phraense genome encodes the following:
- a CDS encoding VOC family protein: MTDDLDQLRRSRPDRLLPDDPPDPEVLTREKARLLAAITGGPPVHRPRPSVYTRLAYLDVWSALDFLTRVFGLVERRESRMEHPEGTLAWLEIGEGVVMIGQSGRHGLGSPLEVGMATAMLNVYVSDVEEHYRRACEEGARIVSPLEDMFWGDRRYEALDVEGHRWHFAQRNGS, from the coding sequence ATGACCGATGACCTGGACCAACTCCGCCGGTCCCGCCCCGACCGGCTGCTGCCGGACGATCCGCCGGACCCGGAGGTCCTGACCCGCGAGAAGGCTCGCCTCCTCGCGGCGATCACCGGCGGCCCGCCCGTGCACCGGCCGAGGCCGTCGGTCTACACCCGTCTGGCTTATCTGGACGTCTGGTCGGCGCTCGATTTCCTGACCCGGGTGTTCGGGCTGGTGGAGCGCCGGGAGTCACGGATGGAGCACCCGGAAGGGACGCTGGCGTGGCTCGAGATCGGCGAGGGGGTCGTGATGATCGGCCAGTCCGGGCGGCACGGGCTGGGGAGTCCGCTCGAGGTCGGGATGGCGACCGCGATGCTCAACGTGTACGTCTCGGACGTGGAGGAGCACTACCGGCGGGCGTGCGAGGAGGGGGCGCGGATCGTGTCGCCGCTCGAAGACATGTTCTGGGGAGATCGGAGGTACGAGGCTCTGGATGTTGAGGGGCACCGGTGGCACTTCGCGCAGCGAAATGGATCATAG
- a CDS encoding DJ-1/PfpI family protein yields MQVAVPLYSQFTALDAVGPYEVLSRVPGVEVVFVGARRGPVDADVGSLALHADALYSEVVEPDVVVVPGGPGQHRAMEDERLLAWLRAVDAGTTWTTSVCTGSLLLAAAGLLAGRRATTHWLALEQLAEFGVEPTSERVVFDGKYVTAAGVSSGIDMALALVGRVAGDTVAQAVQLGIEYDPQPPYGAGSPGKAPGEVVALLESMRSMILTGA; encoded by the coding sequence ATGCAGGTCGCCGTTCCGCTGTACTCGCAGTTCACCGCGCTGGACGCGGTGGGGCCGTACGAGGTGCTGTCGCGGGTGCCGGGGGTGGAGGTGGTGTTCGTGGGGGCCCGGCGCGGTCCGGTCGACGCGGACGTCGGGAGCCTGGCGCTGCACGCCGACGCGCTGTACTCCGAGGTGGTCGAGCCGGACGTCGTCGTGGTGCCGGGTGGGCCGGGTCAGCACCGGGCGATGGAAGACGAGAGGTTGCTGGCCTGGCTTCGTGCGGTGGACGCGGGTACGACGTGGACGACGTCGGTGTGTACGGGGTCGTTGCTGCTGGCGGCGGCCGGGTTGCTGGCCGGCCGGCGGGCGACGACGCACTGGCTGGCGCTGGAGCAGCTCGCGGAGTTCGGCGTCGAGCCGACGTCGGAGCGGGTCGTGTTCGACGGGAAGTACGTGACCGCGGCCGGGGTGTCGTCGGGGATCGACATGGCGCTGGCGTTGGTGGGGAGGGTGGCGGGTGACACGGTCGCGCAGGCCGTGCAGTTGGGGATCGAGTACGACCCGCAGCCGCCGTACGGGGCGGGGTCGCCGGGCAAAGCGCCGGGTGAGGTGGTGGCGCTGCTCGAATCGATGAGAAGCATGATCCTGACCGGAGCCTGA
- a CDS encoding TetR/AcrR family transcriptional regulator: MEKQTRRRGAALEEAILRAAVEELTSSGFAGLTMDRVAQRAGTNKNAIYRRWPDRLALGVAAYRQLTGAIEPPDTGSLREDALEMLRRANRYLASPLGAILRELMAAAGGASDLLAQLSERSDEPAATWLVILGRAVARGEAAPEALHPRVATVAIVLLRNEFVTRGVPSVPDDVLVEIVDEVYLPLVAQRRNHRGQ, from the coding sequence ATGGAGAAACAGACTCGGCGGCGGGGTGCGGCGCTGGAGGAGGCGATCCTGCGGGCGGCGGTGGAGGAGCTGACGTCCTCGGGGTTCGCCGGGCTGACGATGGATCGGGTCGCGCAGCGCGCGGGGACGAACAAGAACGCGATCTACCGACGCTGGCCCGACCGGCTCGCGCTCGGCGTCGCCGCCTACCGGCAGCTGACCGGGGCGATCGAGCCGCCGGACACCGGCAGCCTGCGCGAGGACGCGCTGGAGATGCTGCGCCGGGCCAACCGCTATCTGGCGTCGCCGCTCGGGGCGATTCTGCGCGAGCTGATGGCGGCGGCGGGTGGGGCGTCGGATTTGCTGGCGCAGTTGTCGGAGCGGTCCGACGAGCCGGCCGCGACCTGGCTGGTGATCCTCGGCCGGGCGGTGGCGCGCGGCGAGGCGGCCCCGGAGGCGCTGCATCCGCGGGTGGCGACCGTCGCGATCGTGCTGCTGCGTAACGAGTTCGTGACCCGGGGCGTCCCCAGCGTGCCCGACGACGTCCTCGTCGAGATCGTGGACGAGGTGTACCTACCGCTCGTCGCTCAGCGGCGGAACCACCGCGGCCAGTAG
- a CDS encoding helix-turn-helix domain-containing protein, translating into MCSAGALVADGVPGPQARVAGQMGGSRQTVGRWLACYDAERPGGLQDRSSSPRSSLRRTRPRSSNAFCSYDATGAAARIGSASNSTR; encoded by the coding sequence GTGTGCTCGGCCGGGGCGTTGGTGGCAGATGGTGTGCCCGGCCCGCAGGCCCGCGTGGCCGGCCAGATGGGTGGCTCGCGTCAGACTGTCGGCCGGTGGCTGGCCTGCTACGACGCCGAACGCCCCGGCGGGCTGCAAGACCGGTCCTCCTCGCCGCGGTCGAGCCTGCGTCGCACCCGGCCTCGCTCGAGCAACGCGTTCTGCAGCTACGACGCGACCGGCGCGGCGGCCAGGATTGGCTCGGCCTCGAACTCGACCCGGTAA
- a CDS encoding NUDIX hydrolase — translation MLEALLGDYRPRTPAEAADLARAVSVARGGDPWTRRSDLHVTASGLVVHPPSQRVLLRWHARQQAWLQVGGHADPGETDPLQIVLREGREETGLTDLRPWPDASLRHVVVVPVTARGDEPAHEHADVRFVLATGTPDDVRPEKPDAELRWLTVAEARELTTEDNLREFLSRVGDLFEN, via the coding sequence ATGCTCGAGGCGCTTCTTGGTGATTACCGGCCGCGGACTCCGGCGGAGGCGGCCGACCTCGCGCGAGCCGTCTCGGTCGCCCGGGGAGGCGACCCCTGGACCCGGAGATCCGACCTGCACGTCACCGCGTCGGGGCTGGTCGTGCATCCGCCGAGCCAGCGGGTGTTGCTGCGCTGGCACGCCCGTCAGCAGGCCTGGCTCCAGGTCGGTGGGCACGCCGACCCGGGCGAGACCGACCCGCTCCAGATCGTGCTGCGCGAAGGCCGCGAGGAGACCGGCCTGACCGACCTGCGCCCCTGGCCGGACGCGTCGCTCCGACACGTCGTCGTGGTGCCGGTCACCGCCCGGGGCGACGAGCCGGCGCACGAGCACGCCGACGTCCGCTTCGTGCTCGCGACCGGCACCCCGGACGACGTCCGTCCGGAAAAACCGGACGCGGAGCTGAGGTGGCTGACCGTCGCCGAGGCGCGGGAGCTGACGACGGAGGACAACCTCCGGGAGTTCCTCTCCCGCGTGGGCGACCTGTTCGAGAACTAG
- a CDS encoding TIGR03619 family F420-dependent LLM class oxidoreductase, with protein MKFGVAYNTAAQGMDPDRLVRFAQHAEACGFESFYVPEHLVLYPGASIYGNELPTTMAVADPLDLLTFVAAATQRIVLGTAVLLLPYRHPVVLAKRLATIDALSRGRMRLLTVGLGSLAGEADAIGVDFATRGQRADEAIDALRLLWGGGPDGVTFTGRFFRFTNVCVYPKPYEGAILPIHVAGSSRPAARRAGARGSGYFPGGGHPDELAERWALARASAPDPDSLEYTRWGSIELTPDRVGVYAAQGVTRLVVNPGGELSEQLDQMSAFAERHGLRPLSTTSR; from the coding sequence GTGAAGTTCGGAGTCGCGTACAACACCGCTGCGCAGGGCATGGATCCCGATCGGCTGGTCCGGTTCGCGCAGCACGCCGAGGCCTGTGGCTTCGAGTCGTTCTACGTGCCGGAGCACCTCGTGCTCTACCCGGGTGCGTCGATCTACGGCAACGAGTTGCCGACGACGATGGCGGTCGCCGACCCGCTCGATCTGCTGACGTTCGTCGCCGCTGCTACGCAGCGGATCGTGCTCGGTACGGCGGTGTTGCTGCTGCCGTACCGGCACCCGGTCGTCCTGGCCAAGCGTCTGGCGACGATCGACGCGCTGTCGCGCGGACGGATGCGTCTGCTCACGGTCGGGCTGGGCTCGCTCGCCGGGGAGGCCGACGCGATCGGCGTCGACTTCGCGACCCGCGGGCAACGCGCCGACGAGGCGATCGACGCGTTGCGTCTGCTCTGGGGCGGTGGCCCGGACGGGGTGACGTTCACCGGCCGGTTCTTCCGGTTCACGAACGTCTGCGTGTACCCCAAGCCCTACGAGGGAGCGATCCTGCCGATTCACGTGGCCGGTTCGAGCCGCCCGGCCGCGAGGCGGGCCGGCGCGCGGGGTAGCGGGTACTTCCCCGGCGGCGGGCACCCGGACGAGCTGGCCGAGCGGTGGGCGCTGGCCCGGGCCTCGGCTCCCGATCCGGACTCGCTCGAGTACACGCGCTGGGGGAGCATCGAGCTGACCCCCGACCGGGTCGGCGTGTACGCCGCCCAGGGCGTGACCCGGCTGGTCGTGAACCCCGGCGGCGAACTCTCCGAGCAACTCGACCAGATGTCAGCGTTCGCCGAGCGTCATGGCCTCAGGCCCTTGAGCACGACGTCCAGGTAG
- a CDS encoding VOC family protein, translating into MAVGRLARVVFDAGDADAVIAFYASLTGWPRVDPFSVQTPTGPLLAIQPVPEHVPPRWPGQELPAQVHLDFDVAELAPAVERAVQLGAVRLGGGEYWVTLADPAGHPFDLCRTRAVTSMSRLWVHLDTSDPSAAARFYGELLGMPIVHDDEVGAALGARPTEVGTTLFFCPVEQHTRPRWPDPAFPQQAHLDIAVADIDSARATAVRLGAVPLTETVLADPDGHPFCLVD; encoded by the coding sequence ATGGCGGTCGGTCGGTTGGCGCGGGTCGTGTTCGACGCGGGCGACGCCGACGCGGTGATCGCGTTCTATGCCTCGCTCACCGGGTGGCCTCGGGTGGACCCGTTCTCGGTGCAGACGCCCACCGGGCCGCTGCTCGCGATTCAGCCGGTGCCGGAGCACGTGCCTCCGCGGTGGCCGGGGCAGGAGCTTCCGGCTCAGGTCCACCTCGATTTCGACGTCGCCGAGCTCGCGCCGGCAGTCGAGCGGGCGGTGCAGCTCGGGGCGGTTCGGCTGGGCGGCGGGGAGTACTGGGTCACGTTGGCGGATCCGGCCGGGCATCCGTTCGACCTGTGCAGGACCAGGGCGGTCACATCGATGTCTCGACTGTGGGTGCACCTGGACACGTCGGATCCGTCGGCGGCGGCCCGGTTCTACGGCGAGTTGCTCGGGATGCCGATCGTGCACGACGACGAGGTCGGGGCCGCGCTCGGTGCGCGACCCACCGAGGTCGGCACCACGCTGTTCTTCTGCCCGGTGGAACAGCACACGCGGCCGCGGTGGCCGGATCCGGCTTTTCCGCAGCAGGCGCATCTCGACATCGCGGTCGCCGACATCGACTCGGCGCGGGCCACGGCGGTGCGGCTGGGCGCGGTACCGCTCACTGAAACCGTGCTGGCCGACCCCGACGGGCATCCGTTCTGTCTGGTCGATTAG
- a CDS encoding TetR/AcrR family transcriptional regulator, producing MSSLRADSARVRAQMLDAARARIASGDLELPMNAIAKDAGVGVGTMYRHFATRRVLLETLAADSYAALIAEARAAAENPDVAAGLAGLLRAALRCQLDDAALAEVLASSSYECAETLELGRELGEVSLQVLTRARAAGVIRDDVTADDMRRLTCGIRRAVDSGDDSDGTAADRYLDVVLKGLRP from the coding sequence GTGTCGTCGTTGCGAGCTGACTCCGCCCGGGTGCGGGCCCAGATGCTGGATGCGGCACGGGCCCGGATCGCGTCCGGCGACCTCGAGCTCCCGATGAACGCGATCGCCAAGGACGCCGGGGTCGGCGTCGGGACGATGTACCGGCACTTCGCGACCCGGCGCGTGCTGCTGGAGACGCTCGCCGCCGACAGCTACGCCGCACTGATCGCCGAGGCACGCGCCGCCGCCGAGAACCCCGACGTGGCGGCCGGGCTGGCCGGGCTGCTGCGCGCCGCCCTGCGGTGCCAGCTCGACGATGCGGCGCTGGCCGAAGTGCTGGCGTCGTCGAGCTACGAGTGCGCGGAGACGCTGGAGCTGGGCCGGGAACTGGGCGAGGTCTCCCTACAGGTCTTGACCAGGGCGCGCGCCGCCGGCGTGATCCGCGACGACGTCACGGCCGACGACATGCGTCGCCTGACCTGCGGGATCCGTCGCGCGGTGGACAGCGGCGACGACTCCGACGGAACCGCCGCCGACCGCTACCTGGACGTCGTGCTCAAGGGCCTGAGGCCATGA
- a CDS encoding LysE family translocator: MVSTEHLVAFAAMSFLLIVVPGPSVLFVIGRALSQGQRAALVTVAGNTLGCYVLIAAVAFGVGSIVERSVVVFTILKLAGAAYLVYLGIKAWRGRRSLPATFAGTAAPRGLLRTFGEGFTVGVSNPKTIVFFAAVLPQFVDRSTGHVAVQMLILGLVFIAIALASDGAWGLAASAARDWFARSPQRLALIGGVGGLTMIGLGVGVAATGRKD, translated from the coding sequence ATGGTCTCCACCGAGCATCTCGTCGCGTTCGCGGCGATGTCGTTCCTGCTGATCGTCGTGCCGGGGCCCAGCGTCCTGTTCGTGATCGGGCGGGCGCTCTCGCAGGGCCAGCGGGCCGCGCTCGTGACCGTCGCCGGCAACACGCTCGGCTGCTACGTACTGATCGCCGCGGTCGCGTTCGGTGTCGGCTCGATCGTCGAGCGTTCGGTGGTCGTGTTCACGATCCTCAAGCTCGCCGGGGCCGCCTACCTCGTCTACCTGGGCATCAAGGCCTGGCGCGGCCGCCGGTCGCTACCGGCCACGTTCGCCGGCACGGCCGCACCGCGCGGGCTCCTGCGGACGTTCGGCGAGGGCTTCACGGTCGGGGTGTCCAACCCGAAGACGATCGTGTTCTTCGCCGCCGTGCTGCCGCAGTTCGTCGACCGCAGCACGGGTCACGTGGCCGTGCAGATGTTGATCCTCGGCCTGGTCTTCATCGCGATCGCGCTCGCGTCCGACGGCGCCTGGGGCCTGGCCGCGTCGGCCGCCCGCGACTGGTTCGCCCGCTCGCCGCAGCGGCTGGCGCTGATCGGGGGCGTCGGCGGCCTGACGATGATCGGCCTAGGAGTAGGTGTAGCTGCCACCGGCCGCAAGGACTGA
- a CDS encoding FAD-dependent oxidoreductase: MRVLIIGGGLGGLGLAQGLEKNGVEATVFERDRTLTARPQGYRLHVDSRAADALRQCLPPDLYDLFEQTTSRPSHRVTVLTPQLKTLKTIETGPGFSTSVDRLTLREILSTGLPDLRFGAQFTHYEPRNGTIRAHFADGTSADGDLLVGADGIGSRVRSQYLPHARIVDTGTRCVYGRTPLAAVEDRLPAPLRDGFCPVTDRRGLGLALGLVQFRTKPSALGLTAHEDYVMWSLAARGSRLDQEPADLIRTWHPDLRNLIDRATPEATFEIRIRTSKPVRPWTPTAVTLLGDAIHAMPPSRGSGANLALFDAATLCTRLTDIGGYEDVMRRVGFAAVRGPRSYWPRWFRR; this comes from the coding sequence ATGCGGGTGCTGATCATCGGCGGCGGGCTGGGCGGTCTCGGCCTGGCCCAGGGTCTTGAGAAGAACGGCGTCGAGGCCACGGTCTTCGAGCGCGACCGGACCCTCACCGCGAGACCCCAGGGCTATCGCCTGCACGTCGACAGCCGCGCCGCCGACGCCCTTCGCCAGTGCCTCCCGCCCGACCTCTACGACCTGTTCGAGCAGACCACGAGCCGCCCCAGCCACCGCGTCACGGTCCTGACCCCGCAGCTGAAAACCCTGAAGACGATCGAGACCGGGCCCGGATTCAGTACCTCGGTCGACCGTCTCACGCTCCGCGAGATCCTCTCCACCGGCCTGCCCGACCTGCGCTTCGGCGCGCAGTTCACCCACTACGAACCCCGGAACGGCACGATCCGCGCCCACTTCGCCGACGGCACGAGCGCCGACGGTGACCTGCTGGTCGGCGCCGACGGCATCGGCTCGAGGGTCCGCTCCCAGTACCTCCCGCACGCCCGGATCGTCGATACCGGCACCCGCTGCGTCTACGGCCGCACCCCGCTCGCCGCGGTCGAGGACCGCCTGCCCGCCCCGCTCCGGGACGGGTTCTGCCCGGTCACCGACCGGCGCGGGCTCGGGCTGGCGCTCGGACTCGTTCAGTTCCGCACCAAGCCGTCCGCGCTCGGCCTCACCGCTCACGAGGACTACGTCATGTGGAGCCTGGCCGCCCGCGGGTCCAGGCTCGACCAAGAACCGGCCGACCTCATCCGGACCTGGCACCCCGACCTGCGCAACCTGATCGACCGCGCCACGCCCGAAGCCACCTTCGAGATCAGGATCCGTACGTCGAAGCCGGTCAGGCCCTGGACCCCGACCGCGGTCACGCTCCTCGGCGACGCGATCCACGCGATGCCGCCCTCGCGCGGCTCGGGCGCCAACCTCGCGCTGTTCGACGCGGCCACGCTCTGCACCCGGCTGACCGACATCGGGGGCTACGAGGACGTGATGCGCCGCGTCGGCTTCGCCGCCGTCCGCGGCCCGCGCTCCTACTGGCCGCGGTGGTTCCGCCGCTGA
- a CDS encoding RNA polymerase sigma factor, which yields MDVAELFDRHGSTLLRFLARRVPPAEAEDLLGEVFRIAFERRAAFDPSRGEVRPWLYGIAANLVAKHHRGEARRLRAMARLSPPAPADDPADRAVAAADAGALRPRLLDGLEALPEGERQALLLFAWEELTYEEIAFALGIPVGTVRSRLSRARARLSEGLT from the coding sequence ATGGACGTCGCGGAGTTGTTCGACCGGCACGGGTCGACGCTGCTGCGCTTCTTGGCCCGGCGGGTACCGCCGGCGGAAGCCGAAGACCTGCTCGGGGAGGTGTTCCGCATCGCGTTCGAACGGCGGGCGGCGTTCGATCCGAGCCGGGGCGAGGTGCGGCCGTGGCTGTACGGCATCGCCGCGAACCTGGTCGCCAAGCATCACCGCGGGGAGGCGCGTCGGCTCCGGGCGATGGCGCGCCTCTCGCCGCCGGCCCCGGCCGACGATCCGGCCGACCGCGCGGTGGCCGCGGCCGACGCCGGCGCGCTCCGGCCGAGGCTGCTCGACGGGCTGGAGGCGCTGCCCGAGGGCGAGCGGCAGGCGCTGCTGCTGTTCGCCTGGGAGGAGCTGACCTACGAGGAGATCGCGTTCGCGCTCGGTATACCGGTCGGAACCGTGCGCTCCCGGCTGAGCCGGGCCCGGGCGCGCCTGTCGGAGGGCCTGACATGA
- a CDS encoding SDR family NAD(P)-dependent oxidoreductase: MLWSYDEIPDQTGRAVVVTGASSGLGLIVADQLARRGADVILAVRDAEKGRRVQAQLTGTTEVRQVDVADLDSVRRFADRMHDDGRSIDVLINNAGIGAQTRALTPQGFESVFATNHLGAFALTGLLLDLFRPDHDPRVVAVGSNLYRRMRPRTDFENLTAEGKFAPGATYVKSKVANLLFGAELDRRLRAAGSPIRSLLAHPGMAATPMNATAEGALQKLWLYLGGALFSRPAEIGALPLAFAATSEKAETGVFIGFGARKSDVSLHFDPLARPADDEALAARLWRISEDATGVRYLDGVRLP; this comes from the coding sequence ATGCTCTGGAGCTATGACGAAATCCCTGATCAGACCGGTCGCGCGGTGGTGGTCACCGGGGCCAGCAGCGGGCTCGGGCTGATCGTCGCCGACCAGCTGGCCCGCCGCGGCGCCGACGTGATCCTGGCCGTGCGCGACGCCGAGAAGGGCCGCCGTGTGCAGGCCCAGCTGACCGGGACGACCGAGGTGCGCCAGGTCGACGTCGCCGACCTGGACTCCGTCCGCAGGTTCGCGGACCGGATGCACGACGACGGGCGCTCGATCGACGTCCTCATCAACAACGCGGGGATCGGGGCGCAGACCCGAGCCCTGACCCCGCAGGGGTTCGAGAGCGTGTTCGCGACCAACCACCTCGGCGCGTTCGCGCTGACCGGACTGCTCCTCGACCTGTTCCGGCCCGACCACGACCCGCGGGTCGTGGCGGTGGGTTCGAACCTGTACCGGCGGATGCGGCCGCGGACCGACTTCGAGAACCTGACCGCGGAGGGGAAGTTCGCGCCGGGAGCGACGTACGTGAAGTCGAAGGTCGCGAACCTGCTGTTCGGCGCGGAGCTCGACCGTCGGCTGCGCGCGGCCGGAAGTCCGATTCGGAGCCTCCTGGCGCACCCGGGCATGGCCGCGACGCCGATGAACGCGACCGCCGAGGGTGCGCTGCAGAAGCTCTGGCTGTATCTCGGCGGCGCGCTGTTCAGCCGCCCGGCCGAGATCGGGGCCTTACCGCTCGCGTTCGCGGCAACCAGCGAGAAGGCCGAGACCGGTGTTTTCATCGGCTTCGGCGCCCGGAAGAGCGACGTGAGCCTGCACTTCGACCCGCTGGCCCGGCCGGCCGACGACGAGGCGCTGGCGGCGCGGCTCTGGCGGATCTCCGAGGACGCGACCGGGGTGCGTTACCTCGACGGCGTGCGGCTGCCGTAG
- a CDS encoding VOC family protein encodes MRVFRIMPNLPVADIEAAKSFYTDFLGLTNEDFNLGWVARYTSPDGQAIVQLVTRDASAPVDSAVSVHTSDVEAAYEDAQRRGYEIVKPLATEAWGVRRFFVRAPDGTVLNIAQHAD; translated from the coding sequence ATGCGAGTCTTTCGGATCATGCCGAACCTGCCGGTGGCCGACATCGAGGCGGCGAAGAGCTTCTACACGGACTTTCTCGGGCTGACGAACGAGGACTTCAACCTGGGCTGGGTGGCCCGGTACACCTCGCCCGACGGTCAGGCGATCGTTCAGCTGGTCACCCGGGACGCGAGCGCGCCGGTGGACTCGGCCGTGTCCGTCCACACGTCCGACGTCGAGGCCGCGTACGAAGACGCGCAGCGGCGTGGGTACGAGATCGTGAAGCCGCTGGCGACGGAGGCCTGGGGCGTGCGCCGCTTCTTCGTCCGCGCCCCGGACGGAACGGTCTTGAACATCGCCCAGCACGCCGACTGA
- a CDS encoding GlxA family transcriptional regulator, whose amino-acid sequence MPTRTVLFVLFDGLQSIDVSGPLEVFAGANRRPTGPHYDIVTASLGGEPVTSSGGLRLMPDVDLADAPVPHTLVVPGGHGTRKPDPSLIAWLRERAGSAERLVSVCTGALLLAEAGLLSGRRVTSHWSVCGALARRYPDITVDPDPIFVRDGALSTSAGVTAGIDLALALVEEDLGRKTALTIARHLVMFLRRPGNQAQFSTQLSAQLADQPRLREVQVWIADHPAEDLSVEALARRANLSPRQFARAFTAEVGESPGRYVDAVRLETARRLLEESDDGVEQVGRRSGYGTTEAMRRAFVRTLGVSPGEYRRRF is encoded by the coding sequence ATGCCCACTCGCACCGTGCTGTTCGTGCTGTTCGACGGCTTGCAGAGCATCGACGTCAGCGGTCCGCTCGAGGTGTTCGCCGGGGCCAACCGGCGACCGACGGGTCCGCATTACGACATCGTGACCGCGAGCCTCGGCGGCGAGCCGGTGACGTCGTCCGGTGGGTTGCGCCTGATGCCGGACGTCGACCTGGCTGACGCGCCGGTGCCGCACACGCTGGTGGTGCCGGGTGGGCACGGGACGCGGAAGCCGGACCCGTCGCTGATCGCGTGGCTGCGCGAGCGCGCCGGCTCGGCCGAGCGGCTGGTCTCGGTGTGCACCGGGGCGCTGTTGCTCGCCGAGGCCGGGCTGCTGTCGGGGCGGCGGGTGACCAGCCACTGGTCGGTCTGCGGGGCGCTGGCCCGGCGGTATCCGGACATCACCGTCGACCCGGACCCGATCTTCGTGCGCGACGGCGCGCTGTCGACGTCGGCCGGCGTCACGGCCGGGATCGACCTCGCGCTCGCGCTGGTCGAAGAGGATCTGGGCCGGAAGACCGCGCTGACGATCGCCCGCCACCTGGTGATGTTCCTGCGGCGGCCGGGGAACCAGGCGCAGTTCAGCACGCAGCTGTCGGCGCAGCTCGCCGACCAGCCGCGGCTGCGTGAGGTGCAGGTCTGGATCGCCGATCACCCGGCCGAGGACTTGAGCGTCGAGGCGCTCGCGCGCCGCGCGAACCTCTCGCCGCGACAGTTCGCGCGCGCTTTCACCGCTGAGGTCGGTGAGTCCCCGGGCCGTTATGTGGACGCCGTCCGGCTGGAGACCGCTCGTCGGTTGCTGGAGGAGTCGGACGACGGGGTGGAGCAGGTCGGTCGTCGTAGTGGATACGGGACGACGGAGGCGATGCGCCGCGCTTTCGTCCGGACGCTGGGTGTGTCGCCCGGCGAATATCGGCGCCGGTTCTGA
- a CDS encoding NUDIX hydrolase, translating into MPIPDFIVELRSKIGRDPLPLTGVTAVVLDDRDRVLLTRRSDDGTWALVTGCLEPGEQPAVCAVRETLEETAVVAEVERLVSVEGLPLRVLPNGDQVYWLDVAFRCRYVSGEARVNDDESVDVAWFDAESMPPLDPRQTRCLALAREAAREPWYVS; encoded by the coding sequence GTGCCGATTCCGGACTTCATCGTCGAACTGCGCTCGAAGATCGGGCGCGACCCGCTGCCGCTGACCGGCGTCACCGCCGTCGTGCTGGACGACCGGGATCGGGTGCTACTCACCCGCCGTTCGGACGACGGGACCTGGGCGCTCGTCACCGGGTGCCTCGAGCCCGGCGAGCAGCCCGCGGTGTGTGCGGTGCGCGAGACGCTGGAGGAGACGGCCGTCGTCGCGGAGGTGGAGCGGCTGGTCTCGGTCGAGGGCCTGCCGTTGCGGGTGCTACCCAACGGCGACCAGGTCTACTGGCTCGACGTCGCGTTCCGGTGCCGCTACGTCAGCGGCGAGGCCCGGGTCAACGACGACGAGTCGGTGGACGTGGCCTGGTTCGACGCGGAGTCGATGCCGCCGCTGGACCCGCGCCAGACACGGTGCCTGGCCCTGGCCCGCGAGGCGGCCCGCGAGCCCTGGTACGTCAGCTGA